A genomic stretch from Thalassophryne amazonica chromosome 18, fThaAma1.1, whole genome shotgun sequence includes:
- the LOC117531120 gene encoding sphingomyelin synthase-related protein 1-like, which translates to MTQLSVRRWTPKHVAKWLKEEGFCDYVDLLCNKHRLDGTSLLTLSEYDLRSPPLELKVLGDIKRLMVSIRKLQKQNVDVLEELGLPFDGHSPTGSGGTLDWLCNGEPGRDGDRTDTAPVGEEYHKYSNGKYKQQTRRLDPEYWKTGLSSVYVVFVFGFTSFVMVIVHERVPDMRTYPPLPDIFLDSVPRIPWAFAMAEACGVILCNIWLLVLLLHKHRSILLRRMCSLMGTVFMLRCITMFVTSLSVPGQHLQCSGKMYGDMWAKLQRAVAIWSGFGMTLTGVHTCGDYMFSGHTVVLTMLNFFVTEYTPRSWNFIHTLSWVLNLFGIFFILAAHEHYSIDVFIAFYITTRLFLYYHTLANTRAYQQSRRARIWFPMFSFFECNVNGPVPNEYCWPFSRPAVLRRLIG; encoded by the exons ATGACCCAGCTGAGTGTCCGTCGATGGACACCGAAACACGTAGCCAAATGGCTGAAGGAAGAGGGCTTCTGCGATTATGTAGACTTGCTTTGCAACAAGCATCGACTGGACGGCACCAGCCTGCTCACCCTCAGCGAGTACGACCTCCGCTCGCCACCTCTGGAGCTCAAGGTGTTGGGCGATATCAAGCGGCTAATGGTGTCGATCCGCAAGCTCCAAAAACAGAACGTGGACGTGCTGGAGGAGCTGGGTCTTCCCTTTGATGGACACTCTCCTACAGGTTCTGGAGGCACTTTGGACTGGCTGTGTAACGGAGAGCCCGGCAGAGACGGTGACAGGACAGACACGGCACCGGTTGGAGAAGAGTATCACAAGTACAGTAATGGGAAGTACAAGCAGCAGACGAGGCGTCTAGATCCAGAGTACTGGAAGACGGGGCTGAGCTCCGTCTACGTGGTGTTTGTGTTTGGCTTCACTTCCTTCGTCATGGTCATAGTACATGAGCGGGTGCCGGACATGCGCACATACCCTCCTTTGCCAGATATTTTCCTAGACAG cgTGCCTAGAATCCCGTGGGCCTTCGCCATGGCTGAGGCATGTGGTGTGATCCTCTGTAATATTTGGCTGCTGGTTCTGCTGCTACATAAACACAG GTCCATCCTTCTGCGTCGCATGTGCAGCCTCATGGGGACAGTGTTCATGTTGCGCTGCATCACCATGTTCGTCACTTCCCTCTCCGTGCCAGGACAGCACCTGCAGTGCTCAGGAAAG ATGTATGGCGACATGTGGGCCAAACTGCAGCGGGCGGTGGCCATCTGGAGCGGGTTTGGGATGACCCTGACGGGAGTGCACACGTGTGGCGACTATATGTTCAGCGGTCACACTGTGGTCCTCACCATGCTCAACTTCTTTGTCACAGAGT ACACCCCGAGAAGTTGGAACTTCATCCACACATTGTCCTGGGTCCTCAACCTCTTCGGTATCTTCTTCATCCTGGCTGCACATGAACACTACTCCATCGACGTCTTCATCGCCTTCTACATCACCACCAGGCTCTTCCTGTACTACCACACTCTAGCCAACACCCGGGCCTACCAGCAGAGTCGACGAGCCCGAATCTGGTTCCCCATGTTCTCCTTCTTCGAGTGTAACGTCAACGGGCCCGTTCCCAACGAGTACTGCTGGCCCTTCTCTCGGCCCGCTGTGCTGAGGAGGCTCATCGGGTAG